One region of Bosea sp. 29B genomic DNA includes:
- a CDS encoding SDR family oxidoreductase codes for MTDLNGRTALVTGAGKGLGLAIAKGLAARGAHVVIHGRSQAALDSAAGELAAEGLAVSTFAADLADEEATAQALDALLARHPRIDILVNNAGLRDRRPLDALDRAAFRALLEVNLVAPFDLVRRLAPHIPDGGRIVNITSIAGSIARAGDPGYIATKGGLEALTRALAAELGHRGITVNAVAPGFFATEANSGLVADPGIAGMLAQRTSIGRWGVPNELVGAIAFLCSPEAAYVTGVTLPVDGGYLAHF; via the coding sequence AGGGCTCGCCGCGCGCGGCGCCCATGTGGTGATCCACGGCCGCAGCCAGGCCGCGCTCGACAGCGCTGCTGGAGAGCTGGCCGCCGAAGGCCTCGCGGTCTCGACCTTCGCCGCCGACCTCGCCGACGAGGAGGCGACCGCGCAGGCGCTCGATGCGCTGCTCGCGCGTCATCCCCGCATCGACATCCTCGTCAATAATGCCGGCCTGCGCGACCGCAGGCCGCTGGATGCGCTCGACCGTGCCGCCTTCCGCGCGCTGCTGGAAGTCAATCTCGTCGCGCCGTTCGACCTGGTGCGGCGGCTCGCCCCGCACATCCCGGATGGCGGGCGCATCGTCAACATCACCTCGATCGCCGGCTCGATCGCGCGGGCTGGCGATCCCGGCTACATCGCGACCAAGGGCGGGCTGGAGGCGCTGACCCGTGCGCTTGCGGCCGAACTCGGCCACCGGGGCATCACGGTCAATGCCGTCGCGCCCGGCTTCTTCGCGACCGAGGCCAATTCCGGCCTCGTCGCCGATCCCGGCATCGCCGGCATGCTGGCGCAGCGGACCTCGATCGGGCGCTGGGGCGTTCCCAACGAGCTGGTCGGCGCCATCGCCTTCCTGTGCTCGCCCGAAGCGGCCTATGTCACCGGCGTGACCCTACCGGTCGACGGCGGCTATCTCGCGCATTTCTGA
- a CDS encoding AAA family ATPase, with product MSWSPQQDAALAAVADWLKVGSPQLFRLFGYAGTGKTTLARHIAEGVDGTVVFAAFTGKAALVLRNKGCEGAQTIHSLIYRSRGVDEESPTFVLNRESTAAKAKLIIIDECSMVDEELGRDLLSFGTPVLVLGDPAQLPPVKGGGFFTEAEPDIMLTEVHRQAADNPIVRMSMIVREGGRLEVGEYGASRIIRRAEITPELVLSADQVLVGLNKTRRLYNARMRQLMGHTANVPAVGEKLVCLRNDKSKGLLNGGAWIVQELKTSKKGLITMRVTPEDDTGGKPVKVSVMPNFFDGTEDEVPWELRRHTDEFTFGYALTVHKAQGSQWDNIVMFDEAFAFREHRARWLYTGLTRAAETITVVM from the coding sequence ATGAGCTGGTCGCCGCAGCAGGACGCGGCGCTCGCCGCCGTGGCCGATTGGCTGAAGGTCGGCTCGCCGCAGCTCTTCCGCCTGTTCGGCTATGCCGGCACCGGCAAGACCACGCTCGCTCGCCATATCGCCGAGGGCGTTGACGGCACCGTCGTCTTCGCCGCCTTCACCGGCAAGGCGGCGCTGGTCCTGCGCAACAAGGGCTGCGAGGGCGCGCAGACCATCCATTCGCTGATCTACCGCTCGCGCGGCGTCGACGAGGAGAGCCCGACCTTCGTGCTCAACCGCGAGAGCACCGCCGCCAAGGCCAAGCTGATCATCATCGACGAATGCTCTATGGTCGACGAGGAGCTCGGGCGCGACCTGCTCTCCTTCGGCACGCCGGTGCTGGTGCTGGGCGATCCCGCCCAGCTGCCGCCAGTCAAGGGCGGCGGCTTCTTCACCGAGGCCGAGCCCGATATCATGCTGACCGAGGTCCATCGCCAGGCGGCCGACAACCCGATCGTGCGCATGTCGATGATCGTGCGCGAAGGGGGCCGGCTCGAGGTCGGCGAATATGGCGCCAGCCGGATCATCCGGCGCGCCGAGATCACGCCGGAGCTAGTGCTCTCGGCCGACCAGGTGCTGGTTGGCCTCAACAAGACGCGCCGGCTCTATAATGCCCGCATGCGCCAGCTGATGGGCCATACCGCCAATGTGCCGGCGGTCGGCGAAAAGCTGGTCTGCCTGCGCAACGACAAGAGCAAGGGCCTGCTCAACGGCGGCGCTTGGATCGTGCAGGAGCTGAAGACCTCCAAGAAGGGCCTTATCACGATGCGAGTGACGCCGGAGGACGATACCGGCGGCAAGCCGGTCAAGGTCTCCGTCATGCCGAATTTCTTCGACGGCACCGAGGACGAGGTGCCCTGGGAACTGCGCCGCCACACCGACGAGTTCACCTTCGGCTACGCGCTGACCGTGCATAAGGCGCAGGGCTCGCAATGGGACAACATCGTCATGTTCGACGAGGCCTTCGCCTTCCGCGAGCACCGGGCGCGCTGGCTCTATACCGGCCTGACCCGCGCGGCCGAGACGATCACGGTGGTGATGTAA
- a CDS encoding MalY/PatB family protein, whose amino-acid sequence MIAASTFDLHIDRRGSNCAKWDKMEAIYGVPASEGIAMWVADMDFRPPACVQAAIEAMAGHGIYGYFGHEKTNSDAIRWWMQERHGWTVEPEAIFTTHGLVNGTALCVDAYTRPGDGVVLMTPVYHAFARVIKSAGREVVECRLAQEAGRYVLDIPAWDAQMTGKEKMLVLCSPHNPGGRVWSRDELRQIADFCVRHDLILVSDEIHHDLVMPGYKHTVMPLAAPEIIDRLVMMTATTKTFNIAGAHVGNVIIPDEKLRAPFGARMNALGISPNSFGMEMSTAAYSKEGAAWVDALAAYLDGNRRIFDAAINAIPGLRSMPLEATYLAWVDFSGTGMEPKDFIARVEKQAKIAVNHGNSFGAGGDNFLRFNLATQRAVVVEAAERLKQAFADLQ is encoded by the coding sequence ATGATCGCAGCTTCGACCTTTGACTTGCACATCGACCGCCGCGGCAGCAACTGCGCCAAATGGGACAAGATGGAGGCGATCTACGGCGTGCCCGCTTCCGAGGGCATCGCCATGTGGGTCGCCGACATGGATTTCCGCCCGCCGGCCTGCGTCCAGGCTGCGATCGAGGCGATGGCCGGCCATGGCATCTATGGCTATTTCGGCCACGAGAAGACGAACAGCGACGCGATCCGTTGGTGGATGCAGGAGCGCCATGGCTGGACGGTCGAGCCGGAGGCGATCTTCACCACCCATGGGCTGGTCAACGGAACGGCGCTCTGCGTCGACGCCTATACCAGGCCGGGCGACGGCGTCGTGCTGATGACGCCGGTCTATCACGCCTTCGCCCGCGTCATTAAGTCGGCTGGCCGCGAGGTCGTCGAATGCCGGCTTGCGCAGGAGGCCGGCCGCTATGTCCTCGACATCCCTGCCTGGGATGCGCAGATGACCGGCAAGGAGAAGATGCTGGTCCTGTGCTCGCCGCATAATCCCGGCGGGCGGGTCTGGAGCCGTGATGAACTCCGCCAGATCGCCGATTTCTGCGTCCGCCACGACCTGATCCTGGTCTCGGACGAGATCCACCATGACCTGGTCATGCCCGGCTACAAGCACACGGTCATGCCGCTTGCCGCACCGGAGATCATCGATCGTCTGGTGATGATGACGGCGACGACCAAGACCTTCAACATCGCCGGCGCTCATGTCGGCAACGTCATCATCCCCGACGAGAAACTGCGCGCCCCGTTCGGCGCCCGGATGAACGCGCTCGGCATATCCCCGAACTCATTCGGCATGGAGATGTCGACGGCGGCCTACAGCAAGGAGGGCGCCGCCTGGGTCGATGCGCTCGCCGCCTATCTCGATGGCAACCGCCGGATCTTCGACGCGGCCATCAACGCCATTCCCGGCCTGCGCTCGATGCCGTTGGAGGCGACCTACCTTGCTTGGGTCGATTTTTCCGGCACCGGCATGGAGCCGAAGGACTTCATCGCCCGCGTCGAGAAGCAGGCGAAGATCGCGGTCAACCACGGCAACAGCTTCGGCGCCGGCGGCGACAATTTCCTGCGCTTCAATCTCGCCACCCAGCGCGCCGTCGTGGTCGAGGCGGCAGAGCGCCTGAAGCAGGCCTTTGCCGACCTTCAGTGA